The genome window CGAAGCTTCAATGGCTCGTCCGGATCGATCTCGTTGGCCGTGACAATCCAGGGACCTATGGGGCAGAACGTGTCGAGACTTTTTGATCGGAACCAGGGACGCTTGTTTTCCATATCTTTAGCCTGCAGGTCCCGGGCAGTCACGTCATTAAGAATGGTGTACCCGGCGATATACTCTGGCGCCTTCTTTGCCGCAACTTCTTTCGCCCTTCTGCCTATGATCACTGCCAGCTCCGCTTCCGGATCGATCCGTCCCAACCCGTCAGGATAGATGATGGGCTGCTCATGCGCGATAATTGCTGAACCCGGCTTGGTAAAGTAAATGGGCTCCCTGACAACCTCCCGGGAAAACTCTTCCGCGTGCTTCCCGTAACTGAACCCGAGACATACGATCTTGCCGGGCCTGTATAGCGGAACAAACGTGAGAAAATTCAAAGGGATCCACAACTCCTCCCGGTACTGTCCCAGCATAAACAGGTTGTGGAAAAGTTTCGTACCAAAGTGTTCCAGTGCGAGAATAGTGCCCAGGTCAGGCAAGACCTCTTTTTCGAACTGCAGCGAGGCCGCCGAGAGATCGAACACCTGCTCATTAAAAACAGAGCCGATGAAGATACGACCCTGATCCGAAAAGACGCCTATTTTCATGTCACTTCTATTTTATCAGATTTTCCTGTAAAGGTAACGGAAAAACCCGTCCCTTCCTCATCTTGACTTCGTCAGCAGCATAGCCATGTTATACTGGTTAGTTAACTCATGATAAAGGCTCTTGTGCTCGATTTTGGCGGGGTTGTGGCCGATGAAGGTTTCCGCGAGGGACTCAAGGCGATTGCTGGAAATAATGGCCTGGACCCGGACAAATTCTTCGTTATGGCACGAGATTTGATATATGATACTGGGTACGTGACAGGCAAGGTGGATGAGCATGCCTATTGGGAGGCGCTGAGGCTTAAGATTAAGATAAGAAATGACGATAATGAATTACGAAAAGAAATACTCAATCGATTTGTGCTGAGACGTGAGATGTTTGACGAAATCACCAGAGTCAGGACTGCGGGCGTGACCGTAGCCCTCCTGAGCGACCAGACAGATTGGCTGGACGAACTGAATGACCGGGAGTCGTTTTATCACTATTTCGACCATGTCTTTAACTCTTTTTACTTGAAAAAAAGCAAAAGAGATGGGACTATTTTCAGAGACATTGCTGCGCGATTGAGGCTCAGACCCGAGGAAATACTCTTCATCGATGACACTCCGGGACATCTGGAAAGAGCGCAGGCCCAGGGATGGAAGACACTTCGCTTCACCAGTGTGGCCGACTTTAAACAGGCACTAAAGGAGGTAAACATATGAGAAAAAAGATCATAGTCGGGTTGCTCGTTCTTCTGGCAGTCAGCCTTATACAAATCCCGGCATATGCGGGAACCACAACGAAATACGCTACATATGATAGGGGAGACATCCCGCTGGATTCCACGCTTTTTGATCTGCTCATCCTCCGTCCCATGGGTATAGCAGCTTGTGCAGTGGGGCTCGCCACAAGCTTTTGGGCTTTTCCCTTCGCAGCAACGACCGGTACCGGTGCTGAGGTGGGGGATAAGCTCATCACGGAGCCTTTTGAGTACACGTTCCGGCGGCCGATAGGCTACGACTGGTAGCTAGACCAGGAGAGAGATACAGTAGGTTGAGGTTAAGGTCGAAGAAATACCTTACCTCAACCTTTGTTTTGGGTGCTTCGTTAAGTCTCGCCTTTTCCTTTCTTCTTCTTCAAGCTCACCCTCAGCCTTGACCTGTTCTTCATCGTGGCTCCTGTAATATCGCGCGAGGCGATGAGGTGAAACTCCGACAAGGTAGAGCAGTACCAATATCCAGTTTCTCAACGTACAAACAAGCACACCTTCTTTTTCCCATCGTCTTGCAGACGTCCCCACCTTCTCTTTTATAATCTGAATCCTTGCCCCTGACCTTCGCACCCTGCGCATCAGGTCAATATCCTCCATGACCGGCAGGTCACTGAATCCACCCAGACGAAGAAAGAAATCCTTCCTCATAAAAATAGCTTGATCTCCATACGGCACCCTGGTTATACGCGAGCGGAGGGATGCTGCCTTTTCTACCAACCTGAAGCAGAACCTGTCTGAATGTATCCCCAGATCGAAGCTTCCGCCCACGCAGCGGCCGTCTTTCACTGTCGCGCGTATTCGCAAGAGTCCATCTTCGGGTAGTTGTGTATCTGCGTGGAGAAAAAGCAGGATATCGCCGCTTGCGAGCAGAGCCCCTGCATTCATCTGCCTGCCCCGTCCCTTCTCTGAGCGCGCGGTCACAACGCCATCGCTTTTTAGAGCCTTAAGCGTTCGCTCCTCAGGGTCACCGTCAACCACGATAATCTCCAATCGACCATCGCAACGGAGGCTCTGCAGGGCGCTGACTGCCTGATCGATCAATTCTTCCTCGCGAAAAACAGGCATGATGGCCGAGATATCACACTTGGTCATCCTGTTTCCTCGCACACGCCCGCAGGTAATCCAGCGTCATGAGGCATCCCTCAGGTGTTGATTCATGGTCATGCATGAAGCGCAACAAATCTTCATGAGTGTCGATATCACGCCATTGAGGCAGTTCACACACGTCGTAGCCGCGATCCCGCAGCACGCGGCTGGTCTCTTGGAATACGGTGGAGGTCCCCCAGTGGATGTGTCTAAAGACCTCCTGCGGAAACCGATCCGCATTGAAGCCGATGAGATAGTAGCCGCCGTCGCGCGCAGGGCCTACAACTGCGTCCCTGGATGAAAGTGCCGTCACCGCTTCCTCCACGATACAAAGAGGTAAATCCGGCACGTCGCTGCCAATGAGTATTGATCTGTGAAAGCCTTCGTTGAACACACTCCGAAACGCGTTCTTCATGCGCCTTCCTAGGTCTTCCCCCTGCTGAGCCGCGTAACGATGTGCACTGCCGAGCCAATCCCTTATTTCTTTCCTTGCTTCGGGTGGATAGAAAAAAATACGCAGCTCAAAACCGCTGCGCATAAGCGTGGCGAGAATGTCGTGAACAAAACAACGGTAAAGCTCTAAAACGGCATCCTCTTCTAGAAGGGATGCCAGCCGCGTCTTTACCCTTCCCTTCTCAGGAGACCTCGCAAATAAAATGGCACATGCCTGTCGATCCACCGCGCCTGGTCGAATGCAGGAAAGTCGTTGAGAGCCCTTCGCCGTCACTACGGGAGATTCCCGCTCTTACCCGCACCGGCGGCAACTTCCCGCGACTTTGTTCCTTTCTTCATACTCTTCTTCAAGCTCGTGAAACTCCACAGGAGACCCATGATTACCATACCTGCCAGAACTGCCAGAAACACAACAATAGCAAGAGATGCGGTAAAATTCCATATGACGAATGAGAGCGTAACGACCGCGCTGTTCTGGTATGAAAAAATGAC of Syntrophorhabdales bacterium contains these proteins:
- a CDS encoding fumarylacetoacetate hydrolase family protein, with protein sequence MKIGVFSDQGRIFIGSVFNEQVFDLSAASLQFEKEVLPDLGTILALEHFGTKLFHNLFMLGQYREELWIPLNFLTFVPLYRPGKIVCLGFSYGKHAEEFSREVVREPIYFTKPGSAIIAHEQPIIYPDGLGRIDPEAELAVIIGRRAKEVAAKKAPEYIAGYTILNDVTARDLQAKDMENKRPWFRSKSLDTFCPIGPWIVTANEIDPDEPLKLR
- a CDS encoding HAD family phosphatase, whose amino-acid sequence is MIKALVLDFGGVVADEGFREGLKAIAGNNGLDPDKFFVMARDLIYDTGYVTGKVDEHAYWEALRLKIKIRNDDNELRKEILNRFVLRREMFDEITRVRTAGVTVALLSDQTDWLDELNDRESFYHYFDHVFNSFYLKKSKRDGTIFRDIAARLRLRPEEILFIDDTPGHLERAQAQGWKTLRFTSVADFKQALKEVNI
- a CDS encoding TIGR04283 family arsenosugar biosynthesis glycosyltransferase, with product MTKCDISAIMPVFREEELIDQAVSALQSLRCDGRLEIIVVDGDPEERTLKALKSDGVVTARSEKGRGRQMNAGALLASGDILLFLHADTQLPEDGLLRIRATVKDGRCVGGSFDLGIHSDRFCFRLVEKAASLRSRITRVPYGDQAIFMRKDFFLRLGGFSDLPVMEDIDLMRRVRRSGARIQIIKEKVGTSARRWEKEGVLVCTLRNWILVLLYLVGVSPHRLARYYRSHDEEQVKAEGELEEEERKRRDLTKHPKQRLR
- a CDS encoding TIGR04282 family arsenosugar biosynthesis glycosyltransferase; this translates as MTAKGSQRLSCIRPGAVDRQACAILFARSPEKGRVKTRLASLLEEDAVLELYRCFVHDILATLMRSGFELRIFFYPPEARKEIRDWLGSAHRYAAQQGEDLGRRMKNAFRSVFNEGFHRSILIGSDVPDLPLCIVEEAVTALSSRDAVVGPARDGGYYLIGFNADRFPQEVFRHIHWGTSTVFQETSRVLRDRGYDVCELPQWRDIDTHEDLLRFMHDHESTPEGCLMTLDYLRACARKQDDQV
- a CDS encoding LapA family protein, which gives rise to MFILIFAVLIVAAAVIFSYQNSAVVTLSFVIWNFTASLAIVVFLAVLAGMVIMGLLWSFTSLKKSMKKGTKSREVAAGAGKSGNLP